TAAAAGAGGTGGGATATGCAAGTAATACTAGGCCCTATGGAGGGCGTACTCGATCACTTAATGCGTGAACTATTAACAGAAATTAACGACTATGATTTCTGTGTTACTGAGTTTGTGCGCATCGTTGATCAACTTTTACCTCCTCATGTATTCCACCGAATCTGTCCGGAATTACATAACGACAGTAAAACCAAATCAGGTACCCCTATTCGTCTACAATTATTAGGACAAGAACCTAATTGGATGGCAGAAAACGCGGCACGAGCAATTGATCTTGGTTCTGATGGTCTTGATTTAAACTTTGGTTGCCCAGCAAAAGCGGTAAACAAAAGTCGGGGCGGAGCTGCGCTTTTAAAAGATCCTGAATTAATTTATCAAATCGTTAAAGCGTGTCGTGAAGCAGTACCACAAGATAAAAAAGTCACTGCAAAAATTCGCTTAGGTTGGGAGAATCCCGAAGAATGTTTTGCTATTGCCGATGCGATAAAACAAGCTGGCGCAAACGAATTAACCATCCATGCGCGCACTAAAACTGATGGCTATCGTGCAGAAGAAATAAAATGGGATTACATCAACCAAGTTCGCCAAAAAATAGATATTCCTATTATCGCTAATGGTGAAATTTGGAACTATGCCGATGGACAACGTTGTATTGCCGCCACAGGAATTGATTCGTTAATGGTGTGCCGAGGCGCATTTAATATGCCAAACCTTGGGAACGTAGTGAAACACAATCACCCGAAAATGCCGTGGCCAGAAGTGATTGCATTATTAATTCATTATTCAAAATTACAAATGGCTGGTGATAAAGGCCAGTATTATGCAAACAGAGTAAAACAATGGCTAGTTTATCTTCGACAAGAATATACTGAAGCTAAAGATATTTTCATGGATATTCGAAGCCATAAAAAAGCGCCTTTAATTGTAGAGCGCTTAAATCAAGAATTAGAGAACGTTAGTTAATCGCTATTACTCATCGTGTTTATGCAAAGTAAACACGATTCTTTCCATCTTCTTTGGCTTTATACAACAAATCATCGGCTTTTTTAATAATGTGTTCAAATGAAAAGTCTTGATGAGAATCAATAATCGAAACCCCTCCAGACACAGTAAAACCACCGCTCACTATTTTACCTGATGAATCCTGAATTGATTTTCTCACTCGTTCACATACATTCTCAAGCGTTTCTCTTGAATCTGCATTAATGCAGATAACAAACTCTTCACCCCCAAAGCGAGAGACTATATCACTGTCTCTCACACTCTTAGTCAGCATTCTTGCTACATACTTAATCGCTTCATCTCCAACATCATGACCAAACACATCATTAATCTGCTTAAAGTCATCGATGTCATAAATAGCAAAACCAACAAACTTTTTAACCACACGATCTTGTAAGCTCATTTCAAACCCTCGACGGTTATACAACCCTGTCATTGGATCTTGCTTTGCTAAATCACGATAATAATTCTGTGACAATCGAGTTTGGTAATAAAACATAGATAGAAGCGCTAAGATATAAGTGACAAAAATTAAAATGAGACTTTTTGCATCATGAACAAAGAAACTTTTGATCTCTTCTTTTATTGAGCTTTTATAATACAGAAAATACGTAAAATTAGTGTCATTGAGAATAACTGGCTGCATAAATCGGTATTGTTCAAAGCGTTCATATTCATCGCTATCTAACAATTGAATATGCTGAGATATGTCATTACTAGAACGTAATAGTTTATCCACCGATAAATCAATAACCAGAACACCTTTAAATAAATCTTTATAATAAATAGGCGTTGAGAAAGTAAGAACCTCTAGCCCATCAAAAAAAGCATCAGTATAGGGAGGTGTAAATGTAATGTGCCTTTCATTATCATTTTTCATACTGTTCTTCCAGTATGGTCTAGTGTAAATCGTCTCTAAACTTTGTTTCGTTAGATTTTCTGCTATTTCTTTAGGGGCTGAAATGATGTAATTATATTTTGAAATAAAATAGATGCCATGAAGATAATTTTCGTAGTCATGAATGAAGGAAATTACAGGTGCCAAGGCGATTTTTTTAGACGCTATTTTATATAATTCTGAATTCTCGTCACATAAATCTTCACTGCCAGCAATACTATAATCTAAGCGACTTTCAGGCACCGAGATACCTTGGTTAACCATGACAGCATCAAGATCGTTACTGGGACGAATAACACAAAGTCCGGCCTTCTCATCCATCTCAAAATTATGATTATAAAATTCACCCGTTTCTTGTTTATACATTTGAGAGAGGTTGTAATCTAAAGAAATAATGACTTTTATTGTTCGTTGAAGTGAATCGATAATACGATCATATTCTCGATTCACTTGTCGTTGGACTGCACCAAGGTGATTATTTAAAACAAACCCCACGATCAACACAAAGAACAGTGTTGGGATTAGAAAGATGTGTTTTAAATTAGATTTGGGCATAAATGCTTCTATAACAAAAATTGAACCGAATATACTACCTATATTTTTGTGCAAAATCTCTCAAATACATAAATCCTAACACATTTATGACAATCAAATAATATAAGCATTAAGCTATTTTCATTCACTAACCCATTGAGTTAATGAGGATATTCCGTCTTTTTCAAGTTGATTATTATGTACCATTTCTTCTATTTTGGCGGGTTTATATTTGTCTGAATTATAAACGACAACAATGCTTTTATCCCCACTCTGTAAGAAATTAGACTCCCCAAACGGGGTATATCGGGTTGCACCAATGCTGATAATAGTTTGCTTTGGGAACTCTGCATTCGACAAATGCAATGAAATATCTTCCGCAGGGCCTTCATCTTTTTGATGGTTCATTCGATCAATGATCCACGAACTTAGTTGTTCATGAAAATAACTATAGTCAATAACTGCGCTATCTTCACCATAACGATTAATTTTCCCATCTCGCACATGAAAACTGGCAATGCGATACGCATCCAATTCACATCCTTTAGAGAAAGAAGACAGCTCTATAAAATCTTGAGAAATCCCCTTAGAGTGATTTCCCCAATTTTTCTTTTCACTGATTTTTTTTGCATTCGGCTTGCGAATAGAGCAATCATTATAAGCTGCAAATTTCACAGGTATTAACTGAGCTACCTTTCCATTTTCATACTCAATATCAAACACGATGGCAACTTCAGGCTCTATTTGTAAATTATCAGCATCATTCGGTGGAATAATCGTATCTGAAGACAACGGATATTGAGATAAAAATCCCGCCTTCTCTGAAGGGATGTAAAATGGAAACAACGCTTTCGGCTGAATTGAGTTTTCAACTTTAACGCTCAAAAAATCAGAAGCTTCACCGGCCTGCTCTAAATGACCGGCAAAATTACCTGCAACACCAAAACCAACAACATGCTTAAATGTCATACTTACTTCTTATATTAATCGCTTAGAAATGAGAAGTAAGATTAACTGATTATATTTTCAAGTTCGATGATACTGATCTAACTCTACGATTTCTTTGCGCTTTTTCGTCGTTTAAATTGCGGTTTTGTCGGACTTTTTAATGATCTCAGCGAATCAGGAACCGGACCTTGTTGTACCCCTTGCATAAAGTTAGTCACTTTTGTTTCCAGAGACTGCATAAATGGACGATAAGAATACGTTTTCTCTGTCATGCCTTGTAACTGGAACTCCCAATGAGCCGTCATATCAGGATAAGTTGCTTCTCTAGGCAATGCGTGAATTAAGCCTTTTCCCGCGTCACTCGCATTAATATTTTTTCCATTACGAATCAATAATTGACGTTTAAAAAGAGTATCTAGAATACCGGCACGAGTCGCTTCTGTTCCTAGACCATCGGTATCCCTTAATACTTTCTTCAACTCTTTATCTTCAACAAAGCGTGCTATCCCTGTCATTGCTTGTAATA
The Aliivibrio salmonicida LFI1238 genome window above contains:
- a CDS encoding DUF5718 family protein, which gives rise to MTFKHVVGFGVAGNFAGHLEQAGEASDFLSVKVENSIQPKALFPFYIPSEKAGFLSQYPLSSDTIIPPNDADNLQIEPEVAIVFDIEYENGKVAQLIPVKFAAYNDCSIRKPNAKKISEKKNWGNHSKGISQDFIELSSFSKGCELDAYRIASFHVRDGKINRYGEDSAVIDYSYFHEQLSSWIIDRMNHQKDEGPAEDISLHLSNAEFPKQTIISIGATRYTPFGESNFLQSGDKSIVVVYNSDKYKPAKIEEMVHNNQLEKDGISSLTQWVSE
- the dusC gene encoding tRNA dihydrouridine(16) synthase DusC; this translates as MQVILGPMEGVLDHLMRELLTEINDYDFCVTEFVRIVDQLLPPHVFHRICPELHNDSKTKSGTPIRLQLLGQEPNWMAENAARAIDLGSDGLDLNFGCPAKAVNKSRGGAALLKDPELIYQIVKACREAVPQDKKVTAKIRLGWENPEECFAIADAIKQAGANELTIHARTKTDGYRAEEIKWDYINQVRQKIDIPIIANGEIWNYADGQRCIAATGIDSLMVCRGAFNMPNLGNVVKHNHPKMPWPEVIALLIHYSKLQMAGDKGQYYANRVKQWLVYLRQEYTEAKDIFMDIRSHKKAPLIVERLNQELENVS
- a CDS encoding sensor domain-containing diguanylate cyclase, whose product is MPKSNLKHIFLIPTLFFVLIVGFVLNNHLGAVQRQVNREYDRIIDSLQRTIKVIISLDYNLSQMYKQETGEFYNHNFEMDEKAGLCVIRPSNDLDAVMVNQGISVPESRLDYSIAGSEDLCDENSELYKIASKKIALAPVISFIHDYENYLHGIYFISKYNYIISAPKEIAENLTKQSLETIYTRPYWKNSMKNDNERHITFTPPYTDAFFDGLEVLTFSTPIYYKDLFKGVLVIDLSVDKLLRSSNDISQHIQLLDSDEYERFEQYRFMQPVILNDTNFTYFLYYKSSIKEEIKSFFVHDAKSLILIFVTYILALLSMFYYQTRLSQNYYRDLAKQDPMTGLYNRRGFEMSLQDRVVKKFVGFAIYDIDDFKQINDVFGHDVGDEAIKYVARMLTKSVRDSDIVSRFGGEEFVICINADSRETLENVCERVRKSIQDSSGKIVSGGFTVSGGVSIIDSHQDFSFEHIIKKADDLLYKAKEDGKNRVYFA